Genomic window (Candidatus Desulfarcum epimagneticum):
AGCCCCGAGGACGTCGCTGAGTTCCTCTCAATCGCCGAAGCCGAGGGCGTTGATGACGTAAATATCCACAAGAAGATACTCAAGACCGGGCGCGAGATATGGACCTTGGGTGGACAAGGGAATCCCAGCGTTTAATGACCCTGAATTGGCCCTAAATGGGGGCGCTGATCGCCAAATTATGCGCGCAAGTTTTTTCTGATTATTTTGAACAAAAACA
Coding sequences:
- a CDS encoding conserved hypothetical protein (Evidence 4 : Unknown function but conserved in other organisms), whose amino-acid sequence is MIYLYDNSTQTRWDRGEFKVQVNQPNNTRPIGFCDGSPEDVAEFLSIAEAEGVDDVNIHKKILKTGREIWTLGGQGNPSV